A stretch of DNA from Micromonospora sp. WMMD1155:
TGACGTGCGGTCAGGTCGGATCGGTGGGCAGCGCCTCCAGCTCGAAACGCGCGGTCAGGTCGGGCAGGATCCGGCGCAGGGCGTCCACCGTGCCCTGTCGGTCGCCGCCGGCGTCGTGCAGCAGCACCACCGAGCCGGGCGCGGCCTGGGTCACCACCGTCGCAGTGATCTTGGCAGCGCCGGGCAGGTCCCAGTCCGACGGGTCGACCGACCAGTGCAGCGGGGTCATGCCGAGCTGCCGCGCCACCGACACCACCGGGTACGTCCAGGCGCCGCCCGGCTGGCGGTACCAGACGATCGGCGCGCTCGGCACCGCCGCCCGGATCGCGTCGTTGGTGCGCAGCAGGTCGGCGCGGATCGCGTCGGCCGATCGGGCACCCAGGCCGACGTCGTGGTGCCACGAGTGGTTGCACAGGGTGTGTCCGTCGTCGACGATCGCCTGGATCAGGTCGGGATGGTTCTGGGCGTTCTCCCCGACGACGCAGAACGTGGCCCGCACGTCGAACTCGCGCAGCGTGGCGAGGACCTGCGGGGTGTACCGGGGG
This window harbors:
- a CDS encoding polysaccharide deacetylase family protein, whose translation is MTLVLAALLGSAYALGRSLVLDPSPRHPPDVTTNADAPHYADQPSDGDPDSAPRPDGSTGPAETGQDGSGRDAGGDKLFGAHETTGSPRLALTFDDGPDPRYTPQVLATLREFDVRATFCVVGENAQNHPDLIQAIVDDGHTLCNHSWHHDVGLGARSADAIRADLLRTNDAIRAAVPSAPIVWYRQPGGAWTYPVVSVARQLGMTPLHWSVDPSDWDLPGAAKITATVVTQAAPGSVVLLHDAGGDRQGTVDALRRILPDLTARFELEALPTDPT